One part of the Bacteroidota bacterium genome encodes these proteins:
- a CDS encoding alpha/beta hydrolase — protein sequence MANRRNNGKAEIVGSVIYYRKFRSRYPILERDLLVWLPPSYKKDRHRYYPVLYMHDGQNIIDPATSFAGQDWQVDETATRLIKQNAIEEVIIVGIYNTHERLEEYSESEKGNYYLKFIVEELKHFIDSNFRTIPDREATAIMGSSMGGLCSLRMVWKYPHVFGKAGCLSSSFYFGDDAIFKILESTQERRNVKIYFDSGEDGKKDAQRMFCLLAQKGYVIGDNFDYYFDRGAGHNELAWANRLERPLKYFFGK from the coding sequence TTGGCTAATAGAAGAAACAACGGCAAAGCGGAAATAGTTGGCTCTGTGATTTATTACCGGAAGTTTAGAAGCCGTTATCCGATATTAGAACGGGATCTTCTCGTCTGGCTTCCACCTTCATACAAAAAAGACAGACACAGATATTACCCGGTTTTATACATGCACGACGGGCAAAATATTATAGATCCTGCCACATCATTTGCCGGACAGGACTGGCAGGTGGATGAGACAGCAACGAGATTAATAAAGCAGAATGCAATTGAGGAAGTAATTATAGTCGGAATTTATAATACTCACGAAAGACTGGAAGAATACAGTGAAAGTGAGAAAGGCAACTACTACCTCAAATTCATCGTGGAAGAGCTGAAACATTTTATCGACAGTAACTTCAGAACGATACCCGACAGGGAAGCCACAGCCATAATGGGGTCATCGATGGGTGGGTTGTGTTCTCTGAGGATGGTTTGGAAATATCCCCATGTTTTTGGAAAAGCGGGATGTCTGTCCTCTTCATTTTACTTTGGAGATGATGCGATTTTCAAGATTCTGGAATCGACACAGGAGAGAAGAAATGTCAAGATATATTTTGACAGCGGAGAGGACGGCAAAAAAGATGCGCAGAGGATGTTTTGCCTTCTGGCACAGAAGGGGTATGTAATCGGCGATAATTTTGACTACTATTTTGACAGGGGTGCAGGTCACAACGAACTTGCCTGGGCGAACCGGCTTGAACGCCCCTTGAAATATTTCTTCGGCAAGTAA
- a CDS encoding SpoIID/LytB domain-containing protein has protein sequence MDEPLISVGILTDSVINFTCYGDYYINNQEDFFSGVFQAVVRNGKLVLEGAGKKLIEDESFILTPNSPETEHFMIKDVVIGVQFHWERKEKENFKGALKLLRKGDKVCAINIINIEEYLKSVISSEMSAKSSVSLLKAHSVISRSWLLSQIEQSNVKKNLSSKEKGIIISDEEIVRWYDREDHEDFDVCADDHCQRYQGITKIFTEAASKAVDETKGLVLKSGSEICDARFSKSCGGVSEAFGYVWENKEVPYLSKVIDYKYEPDEFSTELKDETNASKWILGEPEAFCNTKDKSVLSQVLLHYDQETVDFYRWKVEISQQNLKDLLKKKLNVDLGDILQLTPLARGESGRIYKLRIEGTKKTITIGKELEIRRALSESHLYSSAFVVQPLKVENGIPSGFLIRGAGWGHGVGLCQIGAAVMAEKGYSFDEILLHYYRGVDLVKIY, from the coding sequence ATGGACGAACCACTGATTAGTGTGGGAATACTGACCGATTCGGTTATAAATTTTACTTGTTACGGCGATTATTACATAAATAATCAGGAAGACTTTTTCAGCGGGGTATTTCAGGCTGTCGTGAGGAACGGTAAACTTGTTCTTGAAGGAGCGGGTAAAAAACTGATTGAAGATGAATCGTTCATTCTGACCCCCAATTCTCCGGAGACCGAACACTTCATGATCAAGGATGTGGTAATAGGCGTTCAGTTCCACTGGGAGAGGAAAGAAAAGGAAAATTTCAAAGGTGCCCTGAAACTTCTCAGAAAAGGGGATAAAGTATGTGCGATCAATATCATCAATATTGAAGAATACCTTAAAAGTGTAATATCCTCCGAGATGAGTGCCAAAAGCAGTGTCTCCCTCTTAAAGGCTCATTCTGTCATATCGAGGAGCTGGCTTCTTTCGCAGATTGAACAATCGAATGTCAAAAAAAATCTGAGCAGCAAAGAAAAAGGAATAATCATCAGTGACGAGGAAATCGTCCGGTGGTACGACAGGGAGGATCATGAAGATTTTGATGTATGTGCCGATGACCATTGCCAGCGGTATCAGGGAATAACTAAGATTTTTACCGAGGCTGCGAGCAAGGCAGTGGATGAAACAAAGGGACTCGTTCTTAAGTCAGGTTCTGAAATCTGCGATGCAAGATTTTCAAAATCGTGCGGTGGTGTTTCAGAAGCTTTTGGTTATGTATGGGAGAACAAGGAAGTACCATATCTTAGCAAAGTTATCGACTACAAGTATGAACCGGATGAGTTCAGTACTGAACTGAAGGATGAGACGAACGCCAGTAAATGGATACTCGGTGAGCCGGAGGCGTTCTGCAATACCAAAGACAAATCTGTACTTTCACAGGTGCTTTTACATTACGATCAGGAAACAGTGGATTTTTACAGATGGAAGGTCGAAATCTCTCAGCAAAATCTGAAGGATTTACTGAAGAAAAAATTGAATGTCGATCTGGGAGATATCCTGCAGTTGACACCCCTTGCAAGAGGTGAGTCGGGAAGGATATACAAGCTCAGGATAGAGGGAACGAAGAAAACCATAACAATCGGGAAGGAACTTGAAATCCGCAGGGCTCTTTCTGAATCCCACCTCTATTCGTCTGCGTTTGTCGTACAGCCGCTAAAAGTTGAAAATGGCATCCCTTCCGGATTTCTCATTCGTGGCGCCGGTTGGGGTCATGGAGTGGGTCTCTGTCAAATTGGAGCCGCAGTAATGGCGGAAAAGGGATACTCGTTTGATGAGATCCTCCTCCATTACTACAGAGGAGTCGACCTCGTCAAAATTTATTAG
- the rocF gene encoding arginase yields the protein MKKKVKIIGFPMDLGAGRRGVDMGPSALRIANLNEKLTELGYDVEDHGDIVIEIMETQKVKNDKLKYIDEIERTSLKLAELVEETLDNEDFPLCIGGDHSMALGTLGGISAYCRKRNLRLGVIWIDAHADMNTDETTPSGNIHGMSLAASIGLGSPRLTELYSPAPKVLPENAVIIGARSIDTEERLNIKKTGITVYTMSDIDKLGIHRITSRVLKQFKNKVDHIHVSFDVDSVEPTVVPGVGTPVPGGLSYREAHLLMETIAECGCMSSLEITEVNPILDNQNASAVFAVDLIASSMGMRIL from the coding sequence ATGAAGAAAAAAGTCAAGATTATCGGATTCCCTATGGACCTCGGCGCCGGACGACGCGGTGTGGATATGGGTCCTTCTGCATTACGGATCGCCAACCTTAACGAAAAGCTGACAGAACTCGGCTATGATGTGGAAGATCACGGCGATATAGTTATTGAGATCATGGAGACTCAAAAGGTCAAAAATGACAAACTCAAGTATATCGATGAGATTGAAAGGACTTCACTAAAACTTGCAGAACTTGTGGAAGAAACCCTCGACAACGAAGACTTCCCGCTGTGTATAGGTGGAGATCATTCGATGGCTCTGGGTACTCTGGGAGGAATCTCTGCATACTGCAGAAAAAGAAACCTGCGACTGGGAGTGATCTGGATTGATGCTCATGCAGACATGAATACAGATGAGACCACACCTTCAGGAAATATTCACGGGATGTCACTTGCAGCTTCGATTGGCTTGGGATCACCGAGGCTGACAGAACTTTACTCCCCTGCTCCCAAGGTGCTCCCGGAAAACGCAGTGATTATCGGAGCACGGAGCATCGACACCGAGGAAAGACTCAATATCAAAAAAACCGGGATCACGGTTTACACAATGTCAGATATCGATAAACTCGGGATTCACCGCATAACATCAAGAGTATTAAAACAGTTTAAGAACAAGGTGGATCACATCCATGTCAGTTTCGATGTCGACAGTGTTGAACCGACTGTCGTACCCGGGGTTGGAACACCCGTTCCGGGAGGTTTGAGCTACAGAGAGGCTCATCTTCTGATGGAAACAATCGCAGAGTGTGGCTGTATGTCGTCTCTCGAAATCACGGAAGTTAATCCAATCCTGGATAATCAGAATGCCTCTGCAGTTTTTGCAGTCGATTTAATAGCATCAAGCATGGGAATGAGAATTTTGTAA